A single region of the Polyodon spathula isolate WHYD16114869_AA chromosome 5, ASM1765450v1, whole genome shotgun sequence genome encodes:
- the ninl gene encoding ninein-like protein isoform X1: MKCSSKKEATACSGMDEAEQNRYVSQLKDVFDSCDTTGTGYLDQEELTELCHRLHLEAHAPVLLKTLLGTDHYARVNFEEFKEGFVAVLSNSLELSTSEEESSYLEPAVPEEIKPKYVKGTKQYGRRSQPELPDSEVKITADSEEPLPYKPTDLFLPGNRRARLRRSTSLESVESLKSDEETASSKEPQNETFEAQGQMRTWNPDVLDSPRQTSSPRVDSADISDSQMQTIWAELGVGGSGYLNRQELSVVCDNVGLTDLHAEELDILFRKLDKNRSGRVSLSEFQRGLFRHSPLSAHASSTPCKPRLKRALHQAFEESPHRTATPSLLCTVTGPRLLSCINDGTGYVNPEKVIGIWREEGISNSKEILQALEFRLDEKLNLSELTLALDNELLVSRNGLHQAALVSYKNEIQFLQGQVEQSCKERDKVKADLEKAEKRNLQLAREVDDRHAAMEHLNESKVKDLEQEYKEKLSTLRSEMDKERELIMQQTNKQRAKLEEEIELLRANDASLQEEVVMTTKENSRLEKEVVELVEKLTDSQKTVSKLQKDLDLMLVEKFGSLDPHNTELFNQEERFAEIIKEFEQQCREMRDRNDELQSELEILRSQVQDRRSRHSLRNNKPLLIEADSRAPPTDSDSDDADIVKKNKYLGVRRHQPTAGRKGNVASENDPANISIETEMAIEQIKEKHQQEVQDLKIQLETKVNFYERNIVLMNRNVELERKNIEQDFKIEISELEEQKAELEEKCERLQGVISELREQLQRPGQSQDLEKRFHQERADMEQYYAKEITGLAERLTKEKNQLELELHEKHKEEMVQLRKEAADLEQRLSQMETQHAEAQHIFLQQNHKLQKLQEKLSQEKHQWEAKERDLLVECRKDKLRTEEKLNEEQVMICNSFAMDKKMMEDHYTEQINLLNNEIGTLKTEFEKMKGMGTLPVHSEDCEALKETLENRIAFIKDQGDLIKQLTSDLKLKEEEVEMLKRREDNLLSLKLQQKQHLTSVQAKLSELKEKQEVMENYSPRCKECQQLQILLQAQEEDAKLLRKVVQDLHEHLKNSRDEELQLKARLKSEEDDKERLLENAKNLSSRCEQLQVHLKTQDDLMLLRINKQDLLDELKQREFDVAEQNLKLAFEVKDKARLLEEITKHIDLCRQLSSGLVEKAAVTKEKTKHLLQLQYVDPLVLEHGVQLDSEVKETGQLKTKLKENLDILKHNLMLLKDHMSTIQQLSAKLQDKEEEVFLLRKQAGDLSGLLQQREQEAQTQMHQVKEEFEMEKLKLKDQLLQMEKLVTKLEAVSGEGRTHRAQLQGVTEENSALKEKLAVCQQDVRKLEVDVNRQRKQTEQMKSEKEKMQSEVELLFKENTRYREEVFEISTRNLQLSSENADLNAKIKTDQRTIQLLNERLAQISLQKEEEAVVARQLQEASGRLEREQLQQQSGWQRDKELMEQELQISKEKLQRLKEVESEFSSLTLKHQWLEQDKDRLVKELEEQNEKTERLETTLQNVSDQADELRSALQAANQDKGSLTKETVTKQKILQETEDKIKQLETNVQRLRQEKEQLQTSYRQADEQEKISLRKECEALRSQLQHCQHKIELIHAQESELQRVNQDCQTLRRKQTQLEACLVEAQDQLLEASTTLTLAQSQHVREVQQLKEQAGTAVSRDQVAQLQSQLAEEEHRGQRLQEQINIQAEQASKQMALQQEQYKQVLKQMEERMEEVEAKLKNLRLVLQEKVTQLKEQLASNAKSNVLLKDLYVENSQLMKALQVTEQRQKSAEKKNFIMEEKIAALNKLLRKITPASLTV, from the exons ATGAAGTGCAGCAGCAAAAA GGAGGCTACAGCATGCAGTGGGATGGATGAAGCAGAACAGAACCGATATGTGTCTCAGCTCAAGGACGTGTTTGACAGCTGTGACACCACCGGCACTGGATACCTGGACCAGGAGGAGCTGACAGAACTGTGTCACAGGCTCCACCTCGAGGCTCATGCGCCTGTGTTGCTGAAGACATTGCTGGGGACTGACCACTATGCCAGG GTAAACTTTGAAGAGTTTAAAGAAGGTTTTGTAGCAGTGTTGTCAAACTCCCTGGAACTCAGCACTTCAGAAGAGGAGAGCAGCTACCTGGAACCAG CAGTCCCAGAAGAGATTAAGCCCAAATATGTCAAGGGAACCAAGCAGTATGGTCGCAGGTCTCAGCCTGAGCTCCCAGACTCAGAGGTGAAAATCACAGCAGATTCAGAGGAGCCGCTTCCCTACAAACCCACTGACCTGTTCCTGCCAGGCAACAGGAGAGCTCGGCTGAGACGCTCCACATCTCTGGAGAGTGTGGAG AGCCTCAAATCGGATGAAGAGACTGCCAGCAGTAAAGAACCACAGAATGAGACATTCGAAGCACAAG GCCAGATGAGAACATGGAACCCTGACGTTCTTGACAGTCCAAGGCAGACCTCCAGTCCCCGAGTGGACAGCGCTGATATCTCAGACAGCCAGATGCAGACCATTTGGGCGGAACTGGGTGTGGGGGGCAGTGGCTATCTCAACAGACAAGAGCTCTCTGTGGTTTGTGACAACGTTGGCCTCACGGATCTGCATGCTGAG GAGCTAGACATCCTCTTCAGGAAGCTGGATAAAAACCGGAGTGGCAGAGTGAGCCTCAGTGAGTTTCAGCGAGGGCTGTTCCGACACTCCCCTCTGTCTGCACATGCCTCCTCCACCCCCTGCAAACCCAGACTCAAGCGTGCTCTTCATCAG gcTTTTGAGGAAAGCCCTCATAGAACAGCCACACCGTCTCTCCTCTGCACAGTAACAGGGCCTCGCCTGCTGTCCTGTATTAACGATGGCACTGGGTATGTGAATCCAGAGAAGGTCATTGGCATCTGGCGAGAGGAGGGGATCTCTAACAGCAAAGAGATTTTACAG gCTCTAGAGTTCCGCCTTGATGAGAAACTGAACCTTTCTGAGCTGACTCTTGCCCTGGACAATGAGCTTCTGGTGTCCAGAAATGGACTCCACCAAGCTGCTTTGGTCtcctataaaaatgaaatacaatttctGCA ggggCAAGTAGAACAGAGCTGCAAGGAGAGAGACAAGGTAAAGGCAGACCTGGAGAAGGCAGAAAAGAGGAACTTGCAGCTAGCCAGGGAGGTGGACGATCGGCATGCTGCCATGGAGCACCTGAATGAAAGCAAAGTCAA GGATCTTGAACAGGAGTACAAGGAGAAGCTGTCAACCCTGAGAAGTGAAATGGACAAGGAGCGAGAGCTGATCATGCAGCAGACCAACAAGCAGAGAGCCAAGCTGGAGGAGGAAATTGAATTGCTGCGAGCCAATGATGCTAGCCTCCAGGAGGAAGTCGTCATGACAACAAAG GAGAACAGTCGTTTGGAGAAGGAAGTTGTTGAGCTGGTGGAAAAGCTGACAGATTCACAGAAAACAGTTTCTAAACTACAAAAAGACCTGGACCTCATGTTGGTGGAAAAG TTTGGTAGCCTGGATCCACACAATACAGAGCTGTTCAATCAGGAGGAGCGGTTTGCAGAGATAATCAAGGAGTTTGAACAGCAATGCAGG GAGATGCGGGACAGAAACGATGAGCTGCAGTCCGAGTTGGAGATTCTCCGGTCCCAGGTGCAGGACAGGAGGTCTCGACACTCCCTGAGGAACAACAAGCCCCTCCTCATCGAGGCTGACAGCAGGGCCCCCCCCACTGACTCGGACTCTG atGATGCAGATAtagtaaagaaaaacaagtatCTCGGAGTAAGAAGACATCAGCCCACTGCAGGGAGAAAGG GTAATGTTGCCTCTGAAAATGATCCTGCTAACATTAGCATTGAAACAGAGATGGCTATTGAGCAGATAAAGGAGAAGCATCAGCAAGAAGTCCAGGACCTGAAAATACAGCTGGAAACCAAG gtcAATTTTTATGAGAGGAATATTGTGCTGATGAACAGGAATGTTGAGCTGGAGCGTAAAAACATCGAGCAGGACTTCAAGATCGAGATCAGTGAGCTGGAGGAGCAGAAAGCCGAGCTGGAAGAGAAGTGCGAGCGGCTGCAGGGGGTTATCTCTGAACTGAGAGAGCAGCTGCAGAGGCCAGGCCAGAGCCAGGACCTGGAGAAGAGGTTCCACCAGGAGAGAGCTGACATGGAGCAGTACTATGCCAAAGAGATCACTGGCCTTGCAGAGAGGCTAACCAAGGAGAAGAACCAGCTAGAGCTGGAACTGCATGAGAAACATAAAGAGGAGATGGTGCAGCTAAG GAAAGAAGCTGCAGATCTCGAGCAAAGGCTATCCCAAATGGAAACACAACATGCTGAAGCCCAACACATTTTCCTGCAGCAAAACCACAAACTACAGAAATTGCAGGAGAAATTGAGTCAAGAAAAGCATCAATGGGAGGCTAAGGAGAGAGACCTTCTTGTGGAGTGCAGGAAAGATAAGCTGAGAACTGAAGAAAAGTTGAATGAAGAACAAGTCATGATCTGCAACAGTTTCGCCATGGATAAGAAGATGATGGAGGATCACTACACGGAGCAGataaacctgctgaacaatgaaATTGGTACACTTAAAACTGAGTTTGAAAAGATGAAAGGCATGGGAACTCTTCCAGTACATTCAGAAGATTGTGAAGCACTGAAAGAGACTCTTGAAAATCGTATTGCATTCATTAAGGACCAGGGTGATTTAATTAAACAGCTGACTTCTGATCTTAAATTAAAGGAAGAGGAGGTAGAGATGCTGAAGAGGAGAGAAGATAACCTTCTCAGTCTTAAATTACAGCAGAAACAGCATTTGACTTCAGTACAGGCCAAGCTATCAGAGCTTAAAGAAAAACAGGAGGTTATGGAGAATTATAGTCCTCGGTGTAAAGAGTGTCAGCAGTTACAAATCCTGCTGCAGGCACAGGAAGAAGATGCAAAGCTGCTGAGAAAGGTGGTGCAAGACTTGCATGAACACTTGAAAAACAGCAGAGATGAGGAGCTACAGCTGAAAGCCAGGCTGAAGTCTGAGGAGGATGACAAGGAGAGACTTcttgaaaatgcaaaaaatctaAGTAGCCGGTGCGAGCAGCTGCAAGTCCATCTAAAAACACAAGATGATTTAATGCTACtgagaataaataaacaagaccTGCTAGATGAATTAAAGCAGAGAGAATTTGATGTGGCTGAGCAAAATTTGAAATTGGCATTTGAGGTGAAAGACAAGGCGAGACTTTTGGAGGAGATCACAAAGCACATTGATCTTTGTCGGCAGTTGTCCTCTGGGTTGGTCGAAAAAGCTGCAGTgacaaaggaaaaaacaaaacacttgttgCAGTTGCAGTACGTGGATCCCCTGGTTCTTGAGCACGGGGTCCAGCTAGACTCTGAGGTGAAGGAAACGGGACagctgaaaaccaaactgaaGGAAAATCTAGATATACTTAAGCACAATTTGATGCTGTTGAAAGATCATATGAGCACAATTCAGCAGTTGTCTGCTAAGTTGCAGGACAAAGAAGAAGAGGTGTTCCTTCTAAGAAAGCAGGCAGGGGACTTGTCTGGTTTGTTGCAACAGAGAGAACAAGAAGCACAAACACAGATGCACCAAGTGAAGGAAGAATTTGAAATGGAAAAACTAAAGTTGAAGGACCAGCTACTTCAGATGGAAAAGCTGGTAACTAAATTGGAGGCTGTATCAGGTGAAGGCAGAACACACAG GGCTCAACTTCAGGGAGTTACTGAGGAAAACTCTGCACTCAAAGAAAAACTAGCTGTATGCCAGCAAGATGTCCGCAAGCTAGAAGTTGATGTAAATAGACAGag aaaacaaacagaacagatgAAGAGTGAAAAGGAGAAGATGCAAAGTGAAGTCGAACTTCTCTTCAAAGAG AACACAAGGTACAGGGAAGAGGTGTTTGAAATCAGCACCAGGAACCTGCAGCTGAGCAGTGAGAATGCAGACCTGAATGCCAAGATCAAGACTGACCAGAGAACCATTCAGCTGCTGAACGAGAGGCTTGCACAGATCTCCCTGCAGAAGGAAGAGGAGGCTGTGGTTGCTAGACAATTGCAGGAAGCATCAGGCAGGCTTGAGAGAGAGCAGCTTCAGCAGCAATCTGGATGGCAGAGAGACAAAGAGCTGATGGAACAAGAGCTGCAAATCTCAAAAGAAAAG CTGCAGAGGCTGAAAGAAGTGGAGTCTGAATTTTCAAGTTTAACACTAAAACATCAGTGGCTGGAGCAGGACAAGGATCGTCTGGTTAAAGAGCTTGAGGAACAGAACGAGAAG ACTGAGAGGTTAGAAACCACTCTACAGAATGTTAGCGATCAGGCAGATGAGCTGCGCTCTGCACTCCAGGCAGCCAATCAGGACAAAGGATCCCTGACGAAAGAGACTGTGACAAAGCAGAAGATACTGCAGGAGACTGAGGACAAG ATCAAGCAGCTCGAAACAAATGTACAGCGGCTACGACAAGAAAAAGAGCAGCTACAGACCAGCTACCGGCAGGCAGATGAACAGGAGAAAATCTCTCTCAGGAAGGAGTGTGAAGCTCTTCGTTCACAGCTGCAACATTGTCAGCATAAG ATTGAGCTAATACATGCACAGGAGAGTGAGCTACAACGTGTGAACCAGGACTGTCAAACACTAAGAAGAAAACAGACTCAGTTGGAAGCATGCCTGGTGGAAGCTCAGGATCAG CTCCTGGAGGCCAGCACGACCCTGACACTGGCACAGTCTCAGCACGTGAGGGAGGTGCAGCAGCTGAAGGAGCAGGCAGGTACTGCGGTGTCCAGGGATCAGGTGGCACAGCTGCAGAGCCAGCTGGCAGAGGAGGAGCACAGAGGCCAGCGGCTGCAGGAGCAGATTAACATTCAGGCTGAGCAGGCTAGCAAACAGATGGCTCTTCAGCAG GAACAATACAAGCAAGTTCTGAAACAAATGGAGGAAAGGATGGAAGAGGTAGAGGCCAAACTGAAGAATCTGCGACTGGTGCTTCAGGAGAAGGTGACCCAGCTTAAAGAGCAG CTCGCCAGCAATGCAAAGTCTAATGTGCTGCTTAAGGACCTCTATGTGGAGAACTCGCAGCTGATGAAGGCTCTGCAGGTGACGGAGCAGCGGCAGAAAAGCGCAGAGAAGAAGAATTTCATCATGGAGGAAAAGATTGCAGCGCTGAACAAGCTGCTCCGCAAAATCACCCCAGCATCGCTGACAGTATAG
- the ninl gene encoding ninein-like protein isoform X2, which yields MKCSSKKEATACSGMDEAEQNRYVSQLKDVFDSCDTTGTGYLDQEELTELCHRLHLEAHAPVLLKTLLGTDHYARVNFEEFKEGFVAVLSNSLELSTSEEESSYLEPVPEEIKPKYVKGTKQYGRRSQPELPDSEVKITADSEEPLPYKPTDLFLPGNRRARLRRSTSLESVESLKSDEETASSKEPQNETFEAQGQMRTWNPDVLDSPRQTSSPRVDSADISDSQMQTIWAELGVGGSGYLNRQELSVVCDNVGLTDLHAEELDILFRKLDKNRSGRVSLSEFQRGLFRHSPLSAHASSTPCKPRLKRALHQAFEESPHRTATPSLLCTVTGPRLLSCINDGTGYVNPEKVIGIWREEGISNSKEILQALEFRLDEKLNLSELTLALDNELLVSRNGLHQAALVSYKNEIQFLQGQVEQSCKERDKVKADLEKAEKRNLQLAREVDDRHAAMEHLNESKVKDLEQEYKEKLSTLRSEMDKERELIMQQTNKQRAKLEEEIELLRANDASLQEEVVMTTKENSRLEKEVVELVEKLTDSQKTVSKLQKDLDLMLVEKFGSLDPHNTELFNQEERFAEIIKEFEQQCREMRDRNDELQSELEILRSQVQDRRSRHSLRNNKPLLIEADSRAPPTDSDSDDADIVKKNKYLGVRRHQPTAGRKGNVASENDPANISIETEMAIEQIKEKHQQEVQDLKIQLETKVNFYERNIVLMNRNVELERKNIEQDFKIEISELEEQKAELEEKCERLQGVISELREQLQRPGQSQDLEKRFHQERADMEQYYAKEITGLAERLTKEKNQLELELHEKHKEEMVQLRKEAADLEQRLSQMETQHAEAQHIFLQQNHKLQKLQEKLSQEKHQWEAKERDLLVECRKDKLRTEEKLNEEQVMICNSFAMDKKMMEDHYTEQINLLNNEIGTLKTEFEKMKGMGTLPVHSEDCEALKETLENRIAFIKDQGDLIKQLTSDLKLKEEEVEMLKRREDNLLSLKLQQKQHLTSVQAKLSELKEKQEVMENYSPRCKECQQLQILLQAQEEDAKLLRKVVQDLHEHLKNSRDEELQLKARLKSEEDDKERLLENAKNLSSRCEQLQVHLKTQDDLMLLRINKQDLLDELKQREFDVAEQNLKLAFEVKDKARLLEEITKHIDLCRQLSSGLVEKAAVTKEKTKHLLQLQYVDPLVLEHGVQLDSEVKETGQLKTKLKENLDILKHNLMLLKDHMSTIQQLSAKLQDKEEEVFLLRKQAGDLSGLLQQREQEAQTQMHQVKEEFEMEKLKLKDQLLQMEKLVTKLEAVSGEGRTHRAQLQGVTEENSALKEKLAVCQQDVRKLEVDVNRQRKQTEQMKSEKEKMQSEVELLFKENTRYREEVFEISTRNLQLSSENADLNAKIKTDQRTIQLLNERLAQISLQKEEEAVVARQLQEASGRLEREQLQQQSGWQRDKELMEQELQISKEKLQRLKEVESEFSSLTLKHQWLEQDKDRLVKELEEQNEKTERLETTLQNVSDQADELRSALQAANQDKGSLTKETVTKQKILQETEDKIKQLETNVQRLRQEKEQLQTSYRQADEQEKISLRKECEALRSQLQHCQHKIELIHAQESELQRVNQDCQTLRRKQTQLEACLVEAQDQLLEASTTLTLAQSQHVREVQQLKEQAGTAVSRDQVAQLQSQLAEEEHRGQRLQEQINIQAEQASKQMALQQEQYKQVLKQMEERMEEVEAKLKNLRLVLQEKVTQLKEQLASNAKSNVLLKDLYVENSQLMKALQVTEQRQKSAEKKNFIMEEKIAALNKLLRKITPASLTV from the exons ATGAAGTGCAGCAGCAAAAA GGAGGCTACAGCATGCAGTGGGATGGATGAAGCAGAACAGAACCGATATGTGTCTCAGCTCAAGGACGTGTTTGACAGCTGTGACACCACCGGCACTGGATACCTGGACCAGGAGGAGCTGACAGAACTGTGTCACAGGCTCCACCTCGAGGCTCATGCGCCTGTGTTGCTGAAGACATTGCTGGGGACTGACCACTATGCCAGG GTAAACTTTGAAGAGTTTAAAGAAGGTTTTGTAGCAGTGTTGTCAAACTCCCTGGAACTCAGCACTTCAGAAGAGGAGAGCAGCTACCTGGAACCAG TCCCAGAAGAGATTAAGCCCAAATATGTCAAGGGAACCAAGCAGTATGGTCGCAGGTCTCAGCCTGAGCTCCCAGACTCAGAGGTGAAAATCACAGCAGATTCAGAGGAGCCGCTTCCCTACAAACCCACTGACCTGTTCCTGCCAGGCAACAGGAGAGCTCGGCTGAGACGCTCCACATCTCTGGAGAGTGTGGAG AGCCTCAAATCGGATGAAGAGACTGCCAGCAGTAAAGAACCACAGAATGAGACATTCGAAGCACAAG GCCAGATGAGAACATGGAACCCTGACGTTCTTGACAGTCCAAGGCAGACCTCCAGTCCCCGAGTGGACAGCGCTGATATCTCAGACAGCCAGATGCAGACCATTTGGGCGGAACTGGGTGTGGGGGGCAGTGGCTATCTCAACAGACAAGAGCTCTCTGTGGTTTGTGACAACGTTGGCCTCACGGATCTGCATGCTGAG GAGCTAGACATCCTCTTCAGGAAGCTGGATAAAAACCGGAGTGGCAGAGTGAGCCTCAGTGAGTTTCAGCGAGGGCTGTTCCGACACTCCCCTCTGTCTGCACATGCCTCCTCCACCCCCTGCAAACCCAGACTCAAGCGTGCTCTTCATCAG gcTTTTGAGGAAAGCCCTCATAGAACAGCCACACCGTCTCTCCTCTGCACAGTAACAGGGCCTCGCCTGCTGTCCTGTATTAACGATGGCACTGGGTATGTGAATCCAGAGAAGGTCATTGGCATCTGGCGAGAGGAGGGGATCTCTAACAGCAAAGAGATTTTACAG gCTCTAGAGTTCCGCCTTGATGAGAAACTGAACCTTTCTGAGCTGACTCTTGCCCTGGACAATGAGCTTCTGGTGTCCAGAAATGGACTCCACCAAGCTGCTTTGGTCtcctataaaaatgaaatacaatttctGCA ggggCAAGTAGAACAGAGCTGCAAGGAGAGAGACAAGGTAAAGGCAGACCTGGAGAAGGCAGAAAAGAGGAACTTGCAGCTAGCCAGGGAGGTGGACGATCGGCATGCTGCCATGGAGCACCTGAATGAAAGCAAAGTCAA GGATCTTGAACAGGAGTACAAGGAGAAGCTGTCAACCCTGAGAAGTGAAATGGACAAGGAGCGAGAGCTGATCATGCAGCAGACCAACAAGCAGAGAGCCAAGCTGGAGGAGGAAATTGAATTGCTGCGAGCCAATGATGCTAGCCTCCAGGAGGAAGTCGTCATGACAACAAAG GAGAACAGTCGTTTGGAGAAGGAAGTTGTTGAGCTGGTGGAAAAGCTGACAGATTCACAGAAAACAGTTTCTAAACTACAAAAAGACCTGGACCTCATGTTGGTGGAAAAG TTTGGTAGCCTGGATCCACACAATACAGAGCTGTTCAATCAGGAGGAGCGGTTTGCAGAGATAATCAAGGAGTTTGAACAGCAATGCAGG GAGATGCGGGACAGAAACGATGAGCTGCAGTCCGAGTTGGAGATTCTCCGGTCCCAGGTGCAGGACAGGAGGTCTCGACACTCCCTGAGGAACAACAAGCCCCTCCTCATCGAGGCTGACAGCAGGGCCCCCCCCACTGACTCGGACTCTG atGATGCAGATAtagtaaagaaaaacaagtatCTCGGAGTAAGAAGACATCAGCCCACTGCAGGGAGAAAGG GTAATGTTGCCTCTGAAAATGATCCTGCTAACATTAGCATTGAAACAGAGATGGCTATTGAGCAGATAAAGGAGAAGCATCAGCAAGAAGTCCAGGACCTGAAAATACAGCTGGAAACCAAG gtcAATTTTTATGAGAGGAATATTGTGCTGATGAACAGGAATGTTGAGCTGGAGCGTAAAAACATCGAGCAGGACTTCAAGATCGAGATCAGTGAGCTGGAGGAGCAGAAAGCCGAGCTGGAAGAGAAGTGCGAGCGGCTGCAGGGGGTTATCTCTGAACTGAGAGAGCAGCTGCAGAGGCCAGGCCAGAGCCAGGACCTGGAGAAGAGGTTCCACCAGGAGAGAGCTGACATGGAGCAGTACTATGCCAAAGAGATCACTGGCCTTGCAGAGAGGCTAACCAAGGAGAAGAACCAGCTAGAGCTGGAACTGCATGAGAAACATAAAGAGGAGATGGTGCAGCTAAG GAAAGAAGCTGCAGATCTCGAGCAAAGGCTATCCCAAATGGAAACACAACATGCTGAAGCCCAACACATTTTCCTGCAGCAAAACCACAAACTACAGAAATTGCAGGAGAAATTGAGTCAAGAAAAGCATCAATGGGAGGCTAAGGAGAGAGACCTTCTTGTGGAGTGCAGGAAAGATAAGCTGAGAACTGAAGAAAAGTTGAATGAAGAACAAGTCATGATCTGCAACAGTTTCGCCATGGATAAGAAGATGATGGAGGATCACTACACGGAGCAGataaacctgctgaacaatgaaATTGGTACACTTAAAACTGAGTTTGAAAAGATGAAAGGCATGGGAACTCTTCCAGTACATTCAGAAGATTGTGAAGCACTGAAAGAGACTCTTGAAAATCGTATTGCATTCATTAAGGACCAGGGTGATTTAATTAAACAGCTGACTTCTGATCTTAAATTAAAGGAAGAGGAGGTAGAGATGCTGAAGAGGAGAGAAGATAACCTTCTCAGTCTTAAATTACAGCAGAAACAGCATTTGACTTCAGTACAGGCCAAGCTATCAGAGCTTAAAGAAAAACAGGAGGTTATGGAGAATTATAGTCCTCGGTGTAAAGAGTGTCAGCAGTTACAAATCCTGCTGCAGGCACAGGAAGAAGATGCAAAGCTGCTGAGAAAGGTGGTGCAAGACTTGCATGAACACTTGAAAAACAGCAGAGATGAGGAGCTACAGCTGAAAGCCAGGCTGAAGTCTGAGGAGGATGACAAGGAGAGACTTcttgaaaatgcaaaaaatctaAGTAGCCGGTGCGAGCAGCTGCAAGTCCATCTAAAAACACAAGATGATTTAATGCTACtgagaataaataaacaagaccTGCTAGATGAATTAAAGCAGAGAGAATTTGATGTGGCTGAGCAAAATTTGAAATTGGCATTTGAGGTGAAAGACAAGGCGAGACTTTTGGAGGAGATCACAAAGCACATTGATCTTTGTCGGCAGTTGTCCTCTGGGTTGGTCGAAAAAGCTGCAGTgacaaaggaaaaaacaaaacacttgttgCAGTTGCAGTACGTGGATCCCCTGGTTCTTGAGCACGGGGTCCAGCTAGACTCTGAGGTGAAGGAAACGGGACagctgaaaaccaaactgaaGGAAAATCTAGATATACTTAAGCACAATTTGATGCTGTTGAAAGATCATATGAGCACAATTCAGCAGTTGTCTGCTAAGTTGCAGGACAAAGAAGAAGAGGTGTTCCTTCTAAGAAAGCAGGCAGGGGACTTGTCTGGTTTGTTGCAACAGAGAGAACAAGAAGCACAAACACAGATGCACCAAGTGAAGGAAGAATTTGAAATGGAAAAACTAAAGTTGAAGGACCAGCTACTTCAGATGGAAAAGCTGGTAACTAAATTGGAGGCTGTATCAGGTGAAGGCAGAACACACAG GGCTCAACTTCAGGGAGTTACTGAGGAAAACTCTGCACTCAAAGAAAAACTAGCTGTATGCCAGCAAGATGTCCGCAAGCTAGAAGTTGATGTAAATAGACAGag aaaacaaacagaacagatgAAGAGTGAAAAGGAGAAGATGCAAAGTGAAGTCGAACTTCTCTTCAAAGAG AACACAAGGTACAGGGAAGAGGTGTTTGAAATCAGCACCAGGAACCTGCAGCTGAGCAGTGAGAATGCAGACCTGAATGCCAAGATCAAGACTGACCAGAGAACCATTCAGCTGCTGAACGAGAGGCTTGCACAGATCTCCCTGCAGAAGGAAGAGGAGGCTGTGGTTGCTAGACAATTGCAGGAAGCATCAGGCAGGCTTGAGAGAGAGCAGCTTCAGCAGCAATCTGGATGGCAGAGAGACAAAGAGCTGATGGAACAAGAGCTGCAAATCTCAAAAGAAAAG CTGCAGAGGCTGAAAGAAGTGGAGTCTGAATTTTCAAGTTTAACACTAAAACATCAGTGGCTGGAGCAGGACAAGGATCGTCTGGTTAAAGAGCTTGAGGAACAGAACGAGAAG ACTGAGAGGTTAGAAACCACTCTACAGAATGTTAGCGATCAGGCAGATGAGCTGCGCTCTGCACTCCAGGCAGCCAATCAGGACAAAGGATCCCTGACGAAAGAGACTGTGACAAAGCAGAAGATACTGCAGGAGACTGAGGACAAG ATCAAGCAGCTCGAAACAAATGTACAGCGGCTACGACAAGAAAAAGAGCAGCTACAGACCAGCTACCGGCAGGCAGATGAACAGGAGAAAATCTCTCTCAGGAAGGAGTGTGAAGCTCTTCGTTCACAGCTGCAACATTGTCAGCATAAG ATTGAGCTAATACATGCACAGGAGAGTGAGCTACAACGTGTGAACCAGGACTGTCAAACACTAAGAAGAAAACAGACTCAGTTGGAAGCATGCCTGGTGGAAGCTCAGGATCAG CTCCTGGAGGCCAGCACGACCCTGACACTGGCACAGTCTCAGCACGTGAGGGAGGTGCAGCAGCTGAAGGAGCAGGCAGGTACTGCGGTGTCCAGGGATCAGGTGGCACAGCTGCAGAGCCAGCTGGCAGAGGAGGAGCACAGAGGCCAGCGGCTGCAGGAGCAGATTAACATTCAGGCTGAGCAGGCTAGCAAACAGATGGCTCTTCAGCAG GAACAATACAAGCAAGTTCTGAAACAAATGGAGGAAAGGATGGAAGAGGTAGAGGCCAAACTGAAGAATCTGCGACTGGTGCTTCAGGAGAAGGTGACCCAGCTTAAAGAGCAG CTCGCCAGCAATGCAAAGTCTAATGTGCTGCTTAAGGACCTCTATGTGGAGAACTCGCAGCTGATGAAGGCTCTGCAGGTGACGGAGCAGCGGCAGAAAAGCGCAGAGAAGAAGAATTTCATCATGGAGGAAAAGATTGCAGCGCTGAACAAGCTGCTCCGCAAAATCACCCCAGCATCGCTGACAGTATAG